One segment of Salvelinus alpinus chromosome 1, SLU_Salpinus.1, whole genome shotgun sequence DNA contains the following:
- the LOC139579537 gene encoding zinc finger protein 91-like isoform X1 — protein MYTPAMAMHDMSRVKGFPCKECDMVCPSTPSLLEHMKAHYQQEENGRFECEQCGRIYKHAGSLANHKKSHEVGSFQCPVCTRTLPNAVALKNHLRIHTLSPSSAQAEEDGGDEGAEDGHDERNYGLAQDLSDGFARNHLNNSGMGHGVMSHDPDDHKKSPVTDDAWDRPFKCDQCDRTYRHHGSLVNHKKCHQEGAFKCTVCYKQFNNLAALNGHERTHSKFKTPGASMVNNNIHDSVTDQRSSAPQTDDAANCFCHLCQVALPNKSDFQEHILLHNAASSSLGLARSFPGIMPHNLSAVRSPAYTPALGDPLPLPPLPNDKRGPFDPMLGPPVNNPIYTCAYCGAGHPDLESLKVHYLTHDPQPGSHGQDGILNTDGIGSNSNPSPSGERVQSSSDDGERRFKCQDCGKSYRHAGSLVNHKRSHQTGLYQCTICCKQYPHLAALHSHLRSHKGRTSNQSSLNTEGDWLSSEPLTLDSQNSYVQEGSGATTPISLPGNLGDAAHFVPDGGHSSGLDSLEFHDRFDGSLAQSNSGHSPLPQNHRQADRHMCTDCGEMYGDISGIKSHMCPQRRQNQGMSNGFMGNMSGYNSPGGAALPSGGGNVKESNGQRSQYGSQSHAQGGGKRMNKEDEDDGEVYQCSVCGNHYASLRALRSHLRSHANNPTGPGTSALSPNGEADWRIICSTCGQSFSRKQDLLNHQLIHGPQRSDAAAQSMGADPTNTNGKMDGDGRNHICVDCGMFFADRHHLITHLCPGKGRGGVLSKEGLNGAKGMTGGDGVSGGGVGGPGGSRDMGGQDRRQQMPDSEDRPHKCDQCGRGYRHPCSLLNHKKSHKTGVFRCLVCQKRYYNLLALKNHQRTHFDLKSKAAAGTGRSGPQVAPDSETMALLEWHKCEECGKAFKIQKQLENHLRLHEEHRAKAHAQLAKLGNGRYQGGPSGMQAMRGESSKSQNPGMGEVKYGQQQGFKQPYSEAGTSRAQNFDLQEGGRRPFACDECGRSYRHAGSLANHKNLHKIGEYHCNVCNSTYPNRLAMKNHLRLHFALKKHTCQECGKGFRTQKQLTTHHSAQLCKGAAGAVAQMDYECDGCCEGFATADELAAHDCPAQQLPSSSASLNSSSLSIDGADLVPDERPYSCDICNCSYKHASSLLNHKHTHKTGTFTCTYCDKPYSNYMALRNHMRIHTQKKRHICHHCGKAFRLARFLRNHQKVHEEGHTRFGCTSCGKSFQGRSGLARHRCGENQVGKEGRRMATASTTGGEECRYTCDQCGRSYAHASSLLNHKNTHTVGIYHCAVCLKTYSNLLALKNHRRIHSEIRRHRCPECGKAFRVSSQLNSHRRVHLKERELTCGPCQRSFPSQASFRLHQEISHGQAPRPPQQTQARAGGASGGTSGGGSSGLSWGSGLDLTLLQAQGLDPNGLPKMNSLSFQGPSGSRSRGATGTKSHICNQCGRAYLHASSLLNHKNSHKTGAYFCNSCQKEFPNLMSLKNHRRIHTEPKRFQCPDCGKSFRVSTQLICHRRIHTKEKPFSCQQCDKRFSSKSNLRHHQKVHWSSSAPPTMAMGAASFLGHPPIGAGRPPKSHVCDQCGRGYRHAGSLQNHKNIHKTGAYFCSSCQKEFSNLMALKTHRRIHTEVKRHRCSDCGKAFRAPSQLIVHRRIHTQEKPFSCQQCTKRFSSKSNLRHHMKLHWSGSAPSSFLGKSVIGGGAKLHVCDQCGRAYRHASSLLNHKTIHKTGAYFCTSCQKEFHNLNALKNHRRIHTETKRYECPECGKSFRVSTQLIIHRRIHTKEKPFSCQQCDKRFSSKSNLRHHMKLHWGSSARPVRTNVSVAATSATLLALPQTHICTKYGWGKGKH, from the exons ATGTATACGCCTGCAATGGCAATGCATGATATGAGCCGTGTCAAGGGTTTCCCCTGTAAAGAGTGCGATATGGTTTGCCCCAGTACCCCTAGTCTGTTAGAACACATGAAGGCTCACTACCAGCAAGAAGAAAATGGCAGGTTTGAGTGTGAGCAATGTGGCCGCATCTATAAGCATGCTGGCAGCCTGGCCAATCATAAGAAATCCCATGAAGTGGGTTCCTTTCAGTGCCCAGTCTGCACCAGAACCCTGCCCAATGCTGTGGCTCTGAAGAACCACCTCCGTATCCACACACTATCCCCAAGTAGTGCCCAAGCAGAGGAAGACGGCGGTGACGAAGGCGCTGAAGACGGACATGATGAGAGGAACTATGGTCTTGCACAGGACCTGTCTGATGGCTTTGCCCGCAATCACCTGAACAACAGTGGAATGGGTCATGGTGTGATGTCACATGACCCAGATGATCATAAGAAGTCACCTGTAACTGATGATGCCTGGGATCGTCCATTCAAATGCGATCAGTGTGATAGGACCTACCGCCACCATGGCAGCCTGGTTAATCACAAGAAATGTCACCAGGAGGGTGCGTTCAAGTGCACCGTCTGTTACAAGCAGTTCAACAACCTGGCTGCTCTCAACGGCCATGAGCGAACCCACTCAAAGTTTAAGACTCCTGGAGCATCGATGGTTAACAACAACATACATGATTCTGTGACTGATCAGCGTTCGTCTGCGCCCCAAACCGATGATGCAGCTAACTGCTTCTGCCACCTGTGCCAGGTAGCTTTGCCCAACAAGAGTGACTTCCAGGAGCACATCCTGTTGCATAATGCAGCCTCCTCTTCACTGGGTCTTGCCCGTAGTTTCCCTGGGATAATGCCGCACAATCTCAGCGCTGTCCGCTCCCCAGCATACACACCTGCCCTGGGTGACCCTCTGCCGCTTCCTCCTTTGCCTAATGATAAACGTGGCCCCTTTGACCCAATGCTTGGCCCTCCTGTCAATAACCCCATTTACACTTGTGCATACTGTGGGGCTGGGCATCCTGATCTGGAGAGTCTCAAAGTTCACTACCTGACCCATGACCCCCAACCAGGCTCCCATGGTCAGGATGGTATCCTGAACACTGATGGGATTggctctaactctaacccatcaccatctggagagagagtgcaatcttcttctgatgatggTGAACGTCGTTTCAAGTGTCAGGATTGTGGGAAAAGCTACCGCCATGCTGGAAGCCTGGTCAACCACAAGCGCTCCCACCAGACTGGCCTCTACCAGTGCACCATCTGCTGCAAGCAGTATCCGCATTTGGCTGCCTTGCATAGCCACCTCCGCAGCCATAAGGGAAGAACATCCAACCAATCATCCCTCAACACTGAAGGCGACTGGCTCTCCTCGGAACCCCTGACACTTGACTCTCAGAATAGTTATGTGCAGGAGGGGAGCGGCGCAACcacccccatctccctccctggaAATCTTGGTGACGCTGCTCACTTTGTACCTGATGGTGGCCACAGCAGCGGTTTGGATTCACTGGAGTTCCATGATCGATTTGATGGCTCCCTTGCCCAGAGCAACTCTGGGCACTCCCCTCTTCCCCAGAACCACCGCCAGGCTGATAGACACATGTGCACTGACTGTGGAGAAATGTATGGGGACATCTCTGGCATCAAGTCTCACATGTGCCCCCAACGGCGACAGAACCAGGGGATGTCCAATGGATTTATGGGAAACATGAGTGGCTACAACAGTCCTGGAGGCGCTGCTCTCCCTTCAGGTGGAGGAAATGTGAAAGAGAGCAATGGACAGCGCTCTCAGTACGGTTCTCAGTCCCATGCCCAAGGAGGGGGAAAAAGGATGAATAAAGAAGATGAAGATGATGGTGAAGTGTACCAGTGCTCGGTGTGTGGGAACCATTATGCCAGCCTCAGGGCCCTGAGGAGCCATCTGCGCAGCCATGCTAACAATCCCACAGGGCCTGGGACTTCAGCACTTTCTCCTAACGGTGAGGCAGACTGGAGGATTATCTGCAGCACCTGTGGCCAGAGCTTCTCCAGAAAGCAAGACCTGTTAAACCACCAACTGATTCATGGGCCACAAAGGTCAGATGCAGCAGCCCAGAGCATGGGGGCCGATCCCACCAATACTAATGGCAAAATGGATGGTGATGGGAGGAATCACATTTGCGTTGACTGTGGCATGTTCTTTGCTGATCGCCATCACCTGATCACTCACCTGTGTCCTggaaagggaagaggaggagtgcTGAGCAAAGAAGGATTGAATGGAGCTAAAGGGATGACTGGCGGAGATGGAGTTAGTGGCGGCGGAGTTGGAGGACCTGGAGGCAGTCGTGATATGGGAGGACAGGACCGTAGACAACAGATGCCAGATTCGGAGGATCGACCCCACAAATGTGACCAGTGTGGAAGGGGCTACAGGCACCCTTGCTCCCTGCTCAACCATAAGAAATCTCACAAGACCGGAGTCTTCAGATGCCTGGTCTGCCAGAAGCGCTACTACAACCTGCTGGCCCTTAAGAACCACCAGAGGACCCACTTTGATTTAAAAAG CAAGGCTGCCGCTGGCACAGGGAGAAGCGGTCCCCAAGTGGCACCCGATTCCGAAACGATGGCTTTACTAGAATG GCACAAGTGTGAGGAGTGTGGGAAGGCCTTCAAGATCCAGAAGCAGCTGGAAAACCACCTTCGGCTCCATGAAGAACACAGAGCAAAGGCTCACGCCCAGCTCGCGAAACTAGGCAATGGAAGGTATCAAGGAGGACCCTCTGGCATGCAGGCCATGAGAGGAGAATCGTCCAAATCCCAGAACCCTGGCATGGGGGAAGTCAAGTATGGACAACAACAAGGCTTCAAGCAACCCTACTCAGAGGCTGGTACTTCAAGGGCTCAGAATTTTGATCTACAAGAAGGGGGACGAAGACCCTTCGCCTGTGATGAGTGCGGGCGGAGCTATCGTCATGCAGGCAGCTTGGCCAATCACAAGAATCTTCACAAAATTGGCGAGTATCACTGCAATGTCTGCAACTCCACTTACCCCAACCGCCTGGCCATGAAAAACCATCTGCGTCTTCATTTTGCCCTCAAGAAGCACACTTGCCAGGAATGTGGCAAAGGATTCCGTACCCAAAAGCAGCTGACCACCCACCACTCTGCACAGCTCTGCAAGGGGGCTGCAGGAGCTGTTGCTCAAATGGATTACGAGTGTGATGGGTGCTGCGAGGGTTTCGCTACTGCAGACGAGCTGGCTGCACATGACTGCCCTGCTCAGCAGCTCCCTTCGTCCTCGGCCTCCCTCAACAGCTCAAGCCTCAGCATCGATGGGGCTGACCTTGTGCCAGATGAACGACCCTACAGCTGTGACATCTGCAACTGCTCTTACAAACATGCCAGCAGCCTGCTGaaccacaagcacacacacaagacGGGCACTTTTACTTGCACCTACTGCGACAAGCCGTACTCCAACTACATGGCGCTGCGCAACCACATGCGCATCCACACGCAGAAGAAGAGGCACATCTGCCACCACTGCGGGAAAGCGTTCCGGCTAGCCAGATTCCTCCGCAATCACCAGAAGGTCCACGAGGAGGGCCACACACGCTTTGGCTGCACCAGCTGCGGGAAGAGCTTCCAGGGGAGGTCAGGCCTGGCGAGGCACCGCTGCGGGGAGAACCAGGTAGGCAAGGAGGGCAGGAGGATGGCCACTGCAAGCACGACAGGGGGAGAAGAGTGCCGGTACAC ATGTGACCAGTGTGGCCGCTCCTACGCCCATGCCAGCTCCCTTCTCAACCACAAAAACACCCACACCGTCGGCATTTACCACTGTGCCGTGTGCCTCAAGACCTATTCCAACCTCCTGGCCCTCAAGAACCACCGGCGCATTCATTCAGAGATACGGCGTCACCGCTGCCCAGAATGTGGCAAGGCTTTCCGTGTCTCCTCCCAGCTCAACAGCCACCGTCGCGTCCACCTAAAGGAGAGGGAGCTAACTTGTGGCCCCTGCCAGCGCAGCTTCCCCAGCCAGGCCAGCTTCCGGCTCCACCAGGAGATCTCCCACGGCCAAGCCCCCAGGCCCCCCCAGCAGACACAGGCCAGGGCTGGGGGAGCCTCTGGGGGCACATCCGGGGGCGGGAGCTCAGGCCTTAGCTGGGGCTCCGGCCTGGATCTCACGTTGTTGCAGGCCCAAGGACTGGACCCCAATGGACTACCCAAAATGAACTCCCTGTCCTTCCAAGGCCCCAGTGGCAGCAGGAGCCGTGGGGCGACGGGGACCAAGTCGCACATCTGCAACCAGTGCGGCCGCGCCTACCTCCACGCCAGCTCCCTCCTTAACCACAAAAACAGTCACAAAACAGGCGCCTACTTCTGTAACTCCTGTCAGAAGGAGTTTCCCAACCTGATGTCCCTCAAGAACCACCGGCGCATTCACACTGAGCCCAAACGTTTCCAGTGCCCCGACTGCGGAAAGTCCTTCCGTGTGTCCACCCAGCTCATCTGCCACAGGCGCATCCACACCAAGGAAAAGCCCTTTTCCTGCCAGCAGTGCGACAAGCGCTTCTCCAGCAAGTCCAACCTGCGCCACCACCAGAAGGTGCACTGGAGCAGTTCAGCGCCCCCTACCATGGCCATGGGCGCTGCCAGCTTCTTGG GTCATCCACCAATTGGCGCAGGGAGACCACCCAAGTCGCATGTCTGCGACCAGTGCGGCCGTGGTTACCGCCATGCCGGATCCCTCCAGAACCACAAGAACATCCACAAGACAGGCGCCTATTTCTGCAGCTCTTGTCAGAAGGAGTTCTCCAACCTGATGGCTCTCAAGACCCATCGGCGCATCCACACTGAGGTCAAACGCCACCGGTGCTCAGATTGTGGAAAGGCCTTCCGTGCGCCTAGCCAACTCATCGTCCACCGGCGCATTCACACCCAGGAGAAGCCCTTCTCCTGCCAGCAATGCACCAAACGCTTCTCTAGCAAGTCCAACCTACGCCACCACATGAAGTTGCATTGGAGCGGCTCAGCGCCTTCCAGTTTCCTGG GTAAATCGGTAATTGGTGGGGGGGCCAAGTTGCACGTCTGTGACCAGTGTGGCCGTGCCTACCGCCACGCCAGCTCCCTCCTCAACCACAAGACCATCCACAAGACTGGCGCTTATTTCTGCACCTCCTGTCAAAAGGAGTTTCACAATCTGAACGCCCTCAAGAACCACCGGCGCATCCATACGGAGACCAAGCGCTACGAGTGCCCGGAGTGCGGAAAGTCCTTCCGTGTGTCCACCCAGCTCATAATCCACAGGCGCATCCACACCAAGGAGAAACCTTTCTCCTGCCAGCAGTGCGACAAGCGTTTCTCCAGCAAGTCCAACCTGCGCCACCACATGAAGTTGCATTGGGGCAGCTCAGCGCGCCCTGTGCGCACCAATGTGTCTGTGGCTGCTACCAGTGCCACCCTCTTGGCTCTGCCTCAGACCCATATCTGTACAAAGTATGGGTGGGGAAAGGGGAAGCATTGA
- the LOC139579537 gene encoding zinc finger protein 729-like isoform X2 has translation MYTPAMAMHDMSRVKGFPCKECDMVCPSTPSLLEHMKAHYQQEENGRFECEQCGRIYKHAGSLANHKKSHEVGSFQCPVCTRTLPNAVALKNHLRIHTLSPSSAQAEEDGGDEGAEDGHDERNYGLAQDLSDGFARNHLNNSGMGHGVMSHDPDDHKKSPVTDDAWDRPFKCDQCDRTYRHHGSLVNHKKCHQEGAFKCTVCYKQFNNLAALNGHERTHSKFKTPGASMVNNNIHDSVTDQRSSAPQTDDAANCFCHLCQVALPNKSDFQEHILLHNAASSSLGLARSFPGIMPHNLSAVRSPAYTPALGDPLPLPPLPNDKRGPFDPMLGPPVNNPIYTCAYCGAGHPDLESLKVHYLTHDPQPGSHGQDGILNTDGIGSNSNPSPSGERVQSSSDDGERRFKCQDCGKSYRHAGSLVNHKRSHQTGLYQCTICCKQYPHLAALHSHLRSHKGRTSNQSSLNTEGDWLSSEPLTLDSQNSYVQEGSGATTPISLPGNLGDAAHFVPDGGHSSGLDSLEFHDRFDGSLAQSNSGHSPLPQNHRQADRHMCTDCGEMYGDISGIKSHMCPQRRQNQGMSNGFMGNMSGYNSPGGAALPSGGGNVKESNGQRSQYGSQSHAQGGGKRMNKEDEDDGEVYQCSVCGNHYASLRALRSHLRSHANNPTGPGTSALSPNGEADWRIICSTCGQSFSRKQDLLNHQLIHGPQRSDAAAQSMGADPTNTNGKMDGDGRNHICVDCGMFFADRHHLITHLCPGKGRGGVLSKEGLNGAKGMTGGDGVSGGGVGGPGGSRDMGGQDRRQQMPDSEDRPHKCDQCGRGYRHPCSLLNHKKSHKTGVFRCLVCQKRYYNLLALKNHQRTHFDLKRHKCEECGKAFKIQKQLENHLRLHEEHRAKAHAQLAKLGNGRYQGGPSGMQAMRGESSKSQNPGMGEVKYGQQQGFKQPYSEAGTSRAQNFDLQEGGRRPFACDECGRSYRHAGSLANHKNLHKIGEYHCNVCNSTYPNRLAMKNHLRLHFALKKHTCQECGKGFRTQKQLTTHHSAQLCKGAAGAVAQMDYECDGCCEGFATADELAAHDCPAQQLPSSSASLNSSSLSIDGADLVPDERPYSCDICNCSYKHASSLLNHKHTHKTGTFTCTYCDKPYSNYMALRNHMRIHTQKKRHICHHCGKAFRLARFLRNHQKVHEEGHTRFGCTSCGKSFQGRSGLARHRCGENQVGKEGRRMATASTTGGEECRYTCDQCGRSYAHASSLLNHKNTHTVGIYHCAVCLKTYSNLLALKNHRRIHSEIRRHRCPECGKAFRVSSQLNSHRRVHLKERELTCGPCQRSFPSQASFRLHQEISHGQAPRPPQQTQARAGGASGGTSGGGSSGLSWGSGLDLTLLQAQGLDPNGLPKMNSLSFQGPSGSRSRGATGTKSHICNQCGRAYLHASSLLNHKNSHKTGAYFCNSCQKEFPNLMSLKNHRRIHTEPKRFQCPDCGKSFRVSTQLICHRRIHTKEKPFSCQQCDKRFSSKSNLRHHQKVHWSSSAPPTMAMGAASFLGHPPIGAGRPPKSHVCDQCGRGYRHAGSLQNHKNIHKTGAYFCSSCQKEFSNLMALKTHRRIHTEVKRHRCSDCGKAFRAPSQLIVHRRIHTQEKPFSCQQCTKRFSSKSNLRHHMKLHWSGSAPSSFLGKSVIGGGAKLHVCDQCGRAYRHASSLLNHKTIHKTGAYFCTSCQKEFHNLNALKNHRRIHTETKRYECPECGKSFRVSTQLIIHRRIHTKEKPFSCQQCDKRFSSKSNLRHHMKLHWGSSARPVRTNVSVAATSATLLALPQTHICTKYGWGKGKH, from the exons ATGTATACGCCTGCAATGGCAATGCATGATATGAGCCGTGTCAAGGGTTTCCCCTGTAAAGAGTGCGATATGGTTTGCCCCAGTACCCCTAGTCTGTTAGAACACATGAAGGCTCACTACCAGCAAGAAGAAAATGGCAGGTTTGAGTGTGAGCAATGTGGCCGCATCTATAAGCATGCTGGCAGCCTGGCCAATCATAAGAAATCCCATGAAGTGGGTTCCTTTCAGTGCCCAGTCTGCACCAGAACCCTGCCCAATGCTGTGGCTCTGAAGAACCACCTCCGTATCCACACACTATCCCCAAGTAGTGCCCAAGCAGAGGAAGACGGCGGTGACGAAGGCGCTGAAGACGGACATGATGAGAGGAACTATGGTCTTGCACAGGACCTGTCTGATGGCTTTGCCCGCAATCACCTGAACAACAGTGGAATGGGTCATGGTGTGATGTCACATGACCCAGATGATCATAAGAAGTCACCTGTAACTGATGATGCCTGGGATCGTCCATTCAAATGCGATCAGTGTGATAGGACCTACCGCCACCATGGCAGCCTGGTTAATCACAAGAAATGTCACCAGGAGGGTGCGTTCAAGTGCACCGTCTGTTACAAGCAGTTCAACAACCTGGCTGCTCTCAACGGCCATGAGCGAACCCACTCAAAGTTTAAGACTCCTGGAGCATCGATGGTTAACAACAACATACATGATTCTGTGACTGATCAGCGTTCGTCTGCGCCCCAAACCGATGATGCAGCTAACTGCTTCTGCCACCTGTGCCAGGTAGCTTTGCCCAACAAGAGTGACTTCCAGGAGCACATCCTGTTGCATAATGCAGCCTCCTCTTCACTGGGTCTTGCCCGTAGTTTCCCTGGGATAATGCCGCACAATCTCAGCGCTGTCCGCTCCCCAGCATACACACCTGCCCTGGGTGACCCTCTGCCGCTTCCTCCTTTGCCTAATGATAAACGTGGCCCCTTTGACCCAATGCTTGGCCCTCCTGTCAATAACCCCATTTACACTTGTGCATACTGTGGGGCTGGGCATCCTGATCTGGAGAGTCTCAAAGTTCACTACCTGACCCATGACCCCCAACCAGGCTCCCATGGTCAGGATGGTATCCTGAACACTGATGGGATTggctctaactctaacccatcaccatctggagagagagtgcaatcttcttctgatgatggTGAACGTCGTTTCAAGTGTCAGGATTGTGGGAAAAGCTACCGCCATGCTGGAAGCCTGGTCAACCACAAGCGCTCCCACCAGACTGGCCTCTACCAGTGCACCATCTGCTGCAAGCAGTATCCGCATTTGGCTGCCTTGCATAGCCACCTCCGCAGCCATAAGGGAAGAACATCCAACCAATCATCCCTCAACACTGAAGGCGACTGGCTCTCCTCGGAACCCCTGACACTTGACTCTCAGAATAGTTATGTGCAGGAGGGGAGCGGCGCAACcacccccatctccctccctggaAATCTTGGTGACGCTGCTCACTTTGTACCTGATGGTGGCCACAGCAGCGGTTTGGATTCACTGGAGTTCCATGATCGATTTGATGGCTCCCTTGCCCAGAGCAACTCTGGGCACTCCCCTCTTCCCCAGAACCACCGCCAGGCTGATAGACACATGTGCACTGACTGTGGAGAAATGTATGGGGACATCTCTGGCATCAAGTCTCACATGTGCCCCCAACGGCGACAGAACCAGGGGATGTCCAATGGATTTATGGGAAACATGAGTGGCTACAACAGTCCTGGAGGCGCTGCTCTCCCTTCAGGTGGAGGAAATGTGAAAGAGAGCAATGGACAGCGCTCTCAGTACGGTTCTCAGTCCCATGCCCAAGGAGGGGGAAAAAGGATGAATAAAGAAGATGAAGATGATGGTGAAGTGTACCAGTGCTCGGTGTGTGGGAACCATTATGCCAGCCTCAGGGCCCTGAGGAGCCATCTGCGCAGCCATGCTAACAATCCCACAGGGCCTGGGACTTCAGCACTTTCTCCTAACGGTGAGGCAGACTGGAGGATTATCTGCAGCACCTGTGGCCAGAGCTTCTCCAGAAAGCAAGACCTGTTAAACCACCAACTGATTCATGGGCCACAAAGGTCAGATGCAGCAGCCCAGAGCATGGGGGCCGATCCCACCAATACTAATGGCAAAATGGATGGTGATGGGAGGAATCACATTTGCGTTGACTGTGGCATGTTCTTTGCTGATCGCCATCACCTGATCACTCACCTGTGTCCTggaaagggaagaggaggagtgcTGAGCAAAGAAGGATTGAATGGAGCTAAAGGGATGACTGGCGGAGATGGAGTTAGTGGCGGCGGAGTTGGAGGACCTGGAGGCAGTCGTGATATGGGAGGACAGGACCGTAGACAACAGATGCCAGATTCGGAGGATCGACCCCACAAATGTGACCAGTGTGGAAGGGGCTACAGGCACCCTTGCTCCCTGCTCAACCATAAGAAATCTCACAAGACCGGAGTCTTCAGATGCCTGGTCTGCCAGAAGCGCTACTACAACCTGCTGGCCCTTAAGAACCACCAGAGGACCCACTTTGATTTAAAAAG GCACAAGTGTGAGGAGTGTGGGAAGGCCTTCAAGATCCAGAAGCAGCTGGAAAACCACCTTCGGCTCCATGAAGAACACAGAGCAAAGGCTCACGCCCAGCTCGCGAAACTAGGCAATGGAAGGTATCAAGGAGGACCCTCTGGCATGCAGGCCATGAGAGGAGAATCGTCCAAATCCCAGAACCCTGGCATGGGGGAAGTCAAGTATGGACAACAACAAGGCTTCAAGCAACCCTACTCAGAGGCTGGTACTTCAAGGGCTCAGAATTTTGATCTACAAGAAGGGGGACGAAGACCCTTCGCCTGTGATGAGTGCGGGCGGAGCTATCGTCATGCAGGCAGCTTGGCCAATCACAAGAATCTTCACAAAATTGGCGAGTATCACTGCAATGTCTGCAACTCCACTTACCCCAACCGCCTGGCCATGAAAAACCATCTGCGTCTTCATTTTGCCCTCAAGAAGCACACTTGCCAGGAATGTGGCAAAGGATTCCGTACCCAAAAGCAGCTGACCACCCACCACTCTGCACAGCTCTGCAAGGGGGCTGCAGGAGCTGTTGCTCAAATGGATTACGAGTGTGATGGGTGCTGCGAGGGTTTCGCTACTGCAGACGAGCTGGCTGCACATGACTGCCCTGCTCAGCAGCTCCCTTCGTCCTCGGCCTCCCTCAACAGCTCAAGCCTCAGCATCGATGGGGCTGACCTTGTGCCAGATGAACGACCCTACAGCTGTGACATCTGCAACTGCTCTTACAAACATGCCAGCAGCCTGCTGaaccacaagcacacacacaagacGGGCACTTTTACTTGCACCTACTGCGACAAGCCGTACTCCAACTACATGGCGCTGCGCAACCACATGCGCATCCACACGCAGAAGAAGAGGCACATCTGCCACCACTGCGGGAAAGCGTTCCGGCTAGCCAGATTCCTCCGCAATCACCAGAAGGTCCACGAGGAGGGCCACACACGCTTTGGCTGCACCAGCTGCGGGAAGAGCTTCCAGGGGAGGTCAGGCCTGGCGAGGCACCGCTGCGGGGAGAACCAGGTAGGCAAGGAGGGCAGGAGGATGGCCACTGCAAGCACGACAGGGGGAGAAGAGTGCCGGTACAC ATGTGACCAGTGTGGCCGCTCCTACGCCCATGCCAGCTCCCTTCTCAACCACAAAAACACCCACACCGTCGGCATTTACCACTGTGCCGTGTGCCTCAAGACCTATTCCAACCTCCTGGCCCTCAAGAACCACCGGCGCATTCATTCAGAGATACGGCGTCACCGCTGCCCAGAATGTGGCAAGGCTTTCCGTGTCTCCTCCCAGCTCAACAGCCACCGTCGCGTCCACCTAAAGGAGAGGGAGCTAACTTGTGGCCCCTGCCAGCGCAGCTTCCCCAGCCAGGCCAGCTTCCGGCTCCACCAGGAGATCTCCCACGGCCAAGCCCCCAGGCCCCCCCAGCAGACACAGGCCAGGGCTGGGGGAGCCTCTGGGGGCACATCCGGGGGCGGGAGCTCAGGCCTTAGCTGGGGCTCCGGCCTGGATCTCACGTTGTTGCAGGCCCAAGGACTGGACCCCAATGGACTACCCAAAATGAACTCCCTGTCCTTCCAAGGCCCCAGTGGCAGCAGGAGCCGTGGGGCGACGGGGACCAAGTCGCACATCTGCAACCAGTGCGGCCGCGCCTACCTCCACGCCAGCTCCCTCCTTAACCACAAAAACAGTCACAAAACAGGCGCCTACTTCTGTAACTCCTGTCAGAAGGAGTTTCCCAACCTGATGTCCCTCAAGAACCACCGGCGCATTCACACTGAGCCCAAACGTTTCCAGTGCCCCGACTGCGGAAAGTCCTTCCGTGTGTCCACCCAGCTCATCTGCCACAGGCGCATCCACACCAAGGAAAAGCCCTTTTCCTGCCAGCAGTGCGACAAGCGCTTCTCCAGCAAGTCCAACCTGCGCCACCACCAGAAGGTGCACTGGAGCAGTTCAGCGCCCCCTACCATGGCCATGGGCGCTGCCAGCTTCTTGG GTCATCCACCAATTGGCGCAGGGAGACCACCCAAGTCGCATGTCTGCGACCAGTGCGGCCGTGGTTACCGCCATGCCGGATCCCTCCAGAACCACAAGAACATCCACAAGACAGGCGCCTATTTCTGCAGCTCTTGTCAGAAGGAGTTCTCCAACCTGATGGCTCTCAAGACCCATCGGCGCATCCACACTGAGGTCAAACGCCACCGGTGCTCAGATTGTGGAAAGGCCTTCCGTGCGCCTAGCCAACTCATCGTCCACCGGCGCATTCACACCCAGGAGAAGCCCTTCTCCTGCCAGCAATGCACCAAACGCTTCTCTAGCAAGTCCAACCTACGCCACCACATGAAGTTGCATTGGAGCGGCTCAGCGCCTTCCAGTTTCCTGG GTAAATCGGTAATTGGTGGGGGGGCCAAGTTGCACGTCTGTGACCAGTGTGGCCGTGCCTACCGCCACGCCAGCTCCCTCCTCAACCACAAGACCATCCACAAGACTGGCGCTTATTTCTGCACCTCCTGTCAAAAGGAGTTTCACAATCTGAACGCCCTCAAGAACCACCGGCGCATCCATACGGAGACCAAGCGCTACGAGTGCCCGGAGTGCGGAAAGTCCTTCCGTGTGTCCACCCAGCTCATAATCCACAGGCGCATCCACACCAAGGAGAAACCTTTCTCCTGCCAGCAGTGCGACAAGCGTTTCTCCAGCAAGTCCAACCTGCGCCACCACATGAAGTTGCATTGGGGCAGCTCAGCGCGCCCTGTGCGCACCAATGTGTCTGTGGCTGCTACCAGTGCCACCCTCTTGGCTCTGCCTCAGACCCATATCTGTACAAAGTATGGGTGGGGAAAGGGGAAGCATTGA